One genomic segment of Streptosporangium album includes these proteins:
- a CDS encoding alkylhydroperoxidase domain protein yields MTDTVLGHPDLDRPLAFTQEELGWVPWLAPLTEEELSDHHWEALVDRRRAKSPYFLLLARDPQILHARTGTDNDIFYNADAGLPREERELAAAATSRHNGCVFCASVHARFASHYSKRRDDVQRLLDDGVDAPQDERWRAVIDASVALAETPGALTAEHLDALRTAGLDDLAISDVIHAAAFFNWANRLMLSLGEPTAPAPRADRKEDQ; encoded by the coding sequence ATGACCGACACCGTGCTCGGCCACCCCGATCTCGACCGCCCGCTCGCCTTCACGCAGGAGGAGCTCGGCTGGGTGCCGTGGCTCGCGCCGCTCACCGAGGAGGAACTGAGCGACCACCACTGGGAGGCGCTCGTCGACAGGCGACGCGCCAAGTCGCCGTACTTCCTGCTGCTCGCCCGCGACCCGCAGATCCTGCACGCGCGCACCGGAACCGACAACGACATCTTCTACAACGCGGACGCCGGGCTGCCGCGCGAGGAGCGCGAACTCGCGGCGGCCGCGACCTCGCGCCACAACGGCTGCGTCTTCTGCGCCTCCGTGCACGCGCGGTTCGCCTCGCACTACTCCAAGCGCCGCGACGACGTGCAGCGCCTCCTGGACGACGGGGTCGACGCCCCCCAGGACGAGCGCTGGCGTGCCGTCATCGACGCCTCGGTGGCTCTCGCGGAGACCCCCGGCGCGCTCACCGCGGAGCACCTCGACGCGCTCCGTACGGCAGGCCTCGACGACCTCGCGATCAGCGACGTGATCCACGCGGCCGCGTTCTTCAACTGGGCCAACCGGCTCATGCTCTCCCTGGGGGAACCCACCGCACCCGCGCCGCGGGCCGACCGGAAGGAAGATCAGTGA
- a CDS encoding ABC transporter permease has translation MTRYLALRIGQAALVLWVAFTASYVLLQILPGDSILIKFQNPELGLSPAQIAEIRAYYGSDAPAIIGYLHTMLGFLRGGFGYSIDTGTPVVERLAEALPETAKLATAGFTLAVLIAVLIAFAASYSRLAWIRGALLAVPSLFVSVPTFWLGILLIQVFSFRLKLVPVIGGGEVQQLILPVLTLAIPISAPIAQVLARSLDQVYTQPFVSVVAAKGASRWWILWRHVARNALLPTLTIAGLTFGELIAGSVITETVFGRNGIGRLTEQAVNAQDTPVMLAVVVLATTVFVLVNLAVDLLFPVLDPRLKAKVGATA, from the coding sequence ATGACCAGATATCTCGCATTGCGGATCGGGCAGGCGGCCCTCGTGTTGTGGGTCGCCTTCACCGCCAGCTACGTGCTGCTGCAGATCCTGCCGGGTGACTCGATCTTGATCAAGTTCCAGAACCCGGAGCTGGGTCTGTCACCCGCGCAGATCGCCGAGATCCGCGCCTACTACGGGAGCGACGCGCCGGCGATCATCGGCTACCTCCACACGATGCTCGGCTTCCTGCGCGGGGGCTTCGGCTACTCGATCGACACGGGCACCCCGGTGGTCGAGCGGCTGGCCGAGGCGCTGCCGGAGACGGCCAAGCTGGCCACCGCCGGATTCACCCTGGCCGTGCTGATCGCCGTGCTGATCGCGTTCGCCGCGAGCTACAGCCGGCTCGCCTGGATCCGCGGCGCGCTGCTGGCCGTGCCGTCGCTGTTCGTCTCGGTCCCCACCTTCTGGCTCGGCATCCTCCTGATCCAGGTGTTCTCGTTCCGGCTCAAGCTGGTGCCGGTCATCGGAGGCGGCGAGGTGCAGCAACTCATCCTGCCGGTCCTGACCCTGGCCATACCGATCTCGGCGCCGATCGCGCAGGTGCTCGCCCGCAGCCTCGACCAGGTCTACACCCAACCGTTCGTCTCGGTCGTCGCGGCCAAGGGAGCCTCGCGCTGGTGGATCCTGTGGCGGCACGTGGCGCGCAACGCACTGCTGCCGACGCTGACGATCGCCGGCCTGACCTTCGGCGAGCTCATCGCCGGGTCGGTCATCACCGAGACGGTCTTCGGCCGCAACGGCATCGGCCGCCTCACCGAGCAGGCGGTCAACGCGCAGGACACACCGGTGATGCTGGCCGTCGTCGTACTCGCGACCACCGTCTTCGTGCTGGTCAACCTCGCGGTCGACCTGCTCTTCCCGGTGCTCGACCCACGGCTCAAGGCGAAGGTCGGTGCCACCGCATGA
- a CDS encoding nuclear transport factor 2 family protein, with translation MTLTAEDRTAIAELISLHGHLFDGGELDRMHELFTTDVTYDVTDIGGVSIEGVAALRDAALAMGELNPVGHHVTNIVLTEFADGQVHARSKGIGIRSDGTCASVTYEDTISRSDQGWRISHRKVLARRTPLGAPAGA, from the coding sequence ATGACACTTACCGCTGAGGACCGTACGGCTATCGCGGAGCTGATCTCACTGCACGGGCATCTGTTCGACGGCGGCGAGCTCGATCGGATGCACGAGCTCTTCACCACCGACGTGACCTACGACGTCACAGATATCGGTGGCGTGTCGATTGAGGGGGTGGCGGCGCTCCGAGACGCGGCACTCGCGATGGGCGAGCTGAATCCCGTCGGCCACCACGTCACGAACATCGTTCTCACCGAGTTCGCCGACGGTCAGGTGCACGCCCGGTCCAAAGGGATCGGCATCAGGTCGGATGGCACGTGCGCGAGCGTGACCTACGAAGACACGATCTCGCGCAGTGATCAGGGTTGGCGGATCAGTCATCGCAAGGTCCTCGCACGACGGACTCCCCTGGGCGCCCCAGCCGGTGCATGA
- a CDS encoding VOC family protein — translation MTDSHLDHLVYAVPGLVAGVAEFAARTGVTPAAGGSHPGGTPTTSSASARPPTWRSSAR, via the coding sequence GTGACCGATTCGCACCTGGACCACCTCGTTTACGCGGTGCCCGGCCTCGTCGCCGGAGTCGCCGAGTTCGCGGCGCGCACCGGAGTCACCCCGGCCGCCGGGGGCAGCCACCCCGGTGGGACGCCAACTACCTCGTCGGCCTCGGCCCGACCGCCTACCTGGAGATCATCGGCTCGGTGA
- a CDS encoding CMD domain protein: MSTDIINRLAGIEPGSRIDHLRDRRPAARENAQRSYRALFSPESPGEVAQAERHAVAAFVTGLHQDAVVARFYADRLAELSAELPAAVAREVEAARTTGPYGAYPAGGPLASESVEGLVYRVRDRDTLGDRLSAALEHAHLLVFRPRESSPEALRRLIDAGWTTSGIVTLSQLVAFLSFQVRVIAGLRLLDTIQKGARS; encoded by the coding sequence ATGAGCACCGACATCATCAACCGCCTGGCCGGCATCGAGCCGGGCTCCCGTATCGATCATCTGCGCGACCGGCGGCCGGCCGCCCGAGAGAACGCCCAGCGCAGCTACCGCGCGCTCTTCTCCCCGGAGTCCCCCGGCGAGGTCGCCCAGGCCGAGCGCCACGCGGTCGCGGCATTCGTGACCGGGCTCCACCAGGACGCCGTGGTCGCGCGGTTCTACGCCGACCGGCTCGCCGAGCTCTCAGCGGAGCTGCCGGCCGCGGTCGCGCGGGAGGTCGAGGCCGCCAGGACCACCGGCCCTTACGGTGCCTACCCCGCCGGGGGTCCGCTCGCCTCGGAGAGCGTCGAGGGCCTCGTCTACCGGGTACGCGACCGCGACACACTGGGCGACCGGCTCTCCGCCGCCCTGGAGCACGCGCACCTGCTCGTGTTCCGCCCGCGCGAGTCCAGTCCCGAGGCGCTCCGGAGGCTCATCGACGCCGGCTGGACCACCTCGGGCATCGTGACGCTCTCGCAGCTCGTCGCCTTCCTCAGCTTCCAGGTGCGCGTGATCGCGGGCCTACGGCTGCTCGACACCATCCAGAAGGGAGCGCGGTCATGA
- a CDS encoding TIGR04028 family ABC transporter substrate-binding protein: protein MPPSRLRSTTAVSVAVLAVAGLLAACGGESPSNGAKATGGPVYGGTLTYLEHQPPTCLYLPAAGFYPNGGVLNQLTDKLTWQNPKTLEVEPWIATSWEVNGDATEYTFHLREGVTFSDGSPLDASAVAANFDVYGLGDPDLKLPPAEFVNNYDRSQVIDPRTVKFFFKQPSPGFLQGTSVIGAGLVAKSTISRPYEEQCQLKNIVGSGPFTVASQVVDKEIDLAARKDYNWAPASSAHQGRAYLDKIKMIVTPEDSVRVGALTSGQADYVRYVQAYDEETVKNAGFTIYAEPTRGVNNGLYLRPANSILSDVNVRKALQAGTNAKEVVDTLFTAGYPVATSVLSHLAQGYVDLSKELAYDPDRANALLDRAGWTRGADGVREKAGRKLELGVFVSGPQPLSKQTLELVAQQWTKIGVKLEIRPADAGTQAVDIKDAEKTAIAHSMVGRADQDVIKSHFHSKNRDVILSKDPKLDHLLEEESALADKAARNAKVAEIQRYVVDQGYAIPLFEEPQVYGAAPYVQGVAFEAVARPAFYSVWLSNQAK, encoded by the coding sequence ATGCCACCATCCAGACTGCGGTCCACGACAGCGGTGAGCGTCGCCGTGCTCGCCGTCGCGGGACTCCTCGCCGCCTGCGGCGGGGAAAGCCCGTCCAACGGCGCGAAGGCCACCGGCGGACCGGTGTACGGAGGCACGCTGACGTATCTCGAACACCAGCCCCCGACCTGCCTCTACCTGCCGGCCGCGGGCTTCTATCCGAACGGTGGCGTGCTGAACCAGCTCACCGACAAGCTCACCTGGCAGAACCCCAAGACGCTGGAGGTCGAGCCGTGGATCGCCACGTCCTGGGAGGTCAACGGCGACGCCACCGAATACACCTTCCACCTCCGTGAAGGCGTTACCTTCAGCGACGGCAGCCCGCTCGACGCGTCGGCCGTCGCCGCGAACTTCGACGTCTACGGCCTCGGCGACCCAGATCTGAAGCTCCCGCCGGCCGAGTTCGTGAACAACTACGACCGCAGCCAGGTCATCGACCCGCGCACCGTGAAGTTCTTCTTCAAGCAGCCGTCGCCCGGCTTCCTCCAGGGCACCTCGGTCATCGGCGCCGGCCTCGTGGCCAAGTCGACGATCTCGCGCCCCTACGAGGAACAGTGCCAGCTCAAGAACATCGTCGGCTCCGGACCGTTCACCGTGGCAAGCCAGGTCGTCGACAAGGAGATCGACCTGGCCGCCCGGAAGGACTACAACTGGGCGCCGGCGTCCTCGGCACACCAGGGGCGCGCCTACCTCGACAAGATCAAGATGATCGTCACTCCGGAGGACAGCGTACGTGTCGGCGCGCTGACCTCCGGGCAGGCCGACTACGTGCGCTACGTGCAGGCGTACGACGAGGAGACGGTGAAGAACGCCGGTTTCACCATCTACGCCGAGCCGACCCGCGGCGTCAACAACGGCCTGTACCTGCGGCCGGCCAACAGCATCCTGAGCGACGTCAACGTCCGCAAGGCACTGCAGGCGGGCACCAACGCGAAGGAGGTCGTGGACACCCTGTTCACCGCGGGCTACCCGGTCGCGACCTCGGTCCTCAGCCACCTGGCGCAGGGCTACGTCGACCTGTCCAAGGAGCTCGCCTATGACCCGGACAGGGCCAACGCGCTGCTCGACCGGGCCGGTTGGACGCGCGGCGCCGACGGCGTCCGCGAGAAGGCCGGACGGAAGCTGGAACTGGGTGTCTTCGTCTCCGGTCCGCAGCCGCTGTCGAAGCAGACCCTCGAACTGGTCGCCCAGCAGTGGACCAAGATCGGCGTGAAGCTGGAGATCCGGCCCGCCGACGCCGGCACGCAGGCGGTGGACATCAAGGACGCGGAGAAGACGGCCATCGCGCACTCGATGGTCGGCCGCGCCGACCAGGACGTGATCAAGAGCCACTTCCACAGCAAGAACCGGGACGTCATCCTCTCCAAGGACCCGAAGCTGGATCACCTGCTGGAGGAGGAGTCCGCGCTCGCCGACAAGGCCGCGCGCAACGCGAAGGTCGCCGAGATCCAGCGGTACGTGGTGGACCAGGGCTACGCGATCCCGCTGTTCGAGGAGCCGCAGGTGTACGGCGCCGCGCCGTACGTGCAGGGGGTCGCCTTCGAGGCGGTCGCCCGGCCGGCCTTCTACTCGGTCTGGCTGTCGAACCAGGCAAAGTGA
- a CDS encoding response regulator transcription factor, with protein MRLILADDSVLLREGLIRLLDDAGHEVVAAVGDARALLDAVELHRTDVAVVDVRMPPTHTDEGLRAALEIRGRRPDVGVLVLSQYVEKTYAATLLAGTTEGLGYLLKDRVSEVADFLDSLERIRAGGTVIDPEVVRQLLACTTHADPLSRLSPRETEVMRHLAQGYVNTAIAERLHVSLSTVEKHVNAIMDKLDLPRDPSYSRRVLAILRYLDN; from the coding sequence GTGCGGCTGATCCTGGCCGACGACTCGGTGCTGCTCCGCGAGGGCCTGATCCGGCTACTCGACGACGCCGGGCACGAGGTCGTCGCCGCCGTCGGCGACGCGCGGGCGCTGCTCGACGCCGTCGAACTGCACCGCACCGACGTGGCCGTCGTCGACGTACGCATGCCGCCGACGCACACCGACGAAGGGCTGCGGGCGGCACTGGAGATCCGCGGACGCCGCCCGGACGTCGGCGTGCTCGTCCTGTCCCAGTACGTGGAGAAGACCTACGCCGCCACGCTCCTGGCGGGAACCACCGAGGGGCTGGGCTACCTGCTCAAGGACCGGGTCTCGGAAGTGGCCGACTTCCTGGACTCGCTGGAGCGGATACGTGCGGGCGGCACGGTCATCGACCCCGAAGTGGTCCGCCAACTGCTCGCCTGCACCACCCACGCCGACCCGCTGAGCAGGCTGAGCCCGCGCGAGACGGAGGTGATGCGGCACCTCGCGCAAGGCTACGTCAACACGGCGATCGCCGAACGCCTGCACGTGTCGCTCAGCACCGTCGAAAAACACGTCAACGCCATCATGGACAAGCTCGACCTGCCCCGCGATCCCAGCTACAGCCGCAGAGTCCTGGCCATCCTGCGCTACCTCGACAACTGA
- a CDS encoding TetR/AcrR family transcriptional regulator translates to MARPRSFDEQTVLDAAVRRFRATGYAGTSLDDISAATGLGRGSLYASFGDKHAVFIKSLNAYVRQALIDTRDLLEGPDDTAVDRLHGFIAGGARSVLDDEEHFGCMAGKFAHEVGDQDDQARAIIRGVFLEQQQILRDCVAAAQRSGDLAPDADAHTIGYMILALNHGFDVMAKGGIDSAALDAAAEQAFQGLPLTSRYRARRQP, encoded by the coding sequence ATGGCCAGGCCCCGCAGCTTCGATGAGCAGACGGTCCTTGACGCGGCAGTGCGTCGGTTCCGCGCGACCGGCTACGCCGGCACGAGCCTCGACGACATCTCGGCCGCGACGGGCCTGGGACGAGGGAGCCTCTACGCTTCGTTCGGCGACAAACACGCGGTGTTCATCAAGTCGCTCAACGCGTACGTGCGCCAAGCGCTGATCGATACCCGCGATCTTCTTGAGGGGCCCGACGACACCGCGGTGGATCGTCTCCACGGCTTCATCGCCGGCGGTGCCCGATCCGTCCTCGACGACGAGGAGCACTTCGGCTGCATGGCGGGCAAGTTCGCCCACGAGGTCGGCGACCAGGACGACCAGGCACGAGCCATCATCCGAGGAGTCTTCCTGGAGCAGCAGCAGATCCTCCGCGACTGCGTCGCCGCCGCCCAACGCAGTGGCGACCTCGCCCCGGACGCCGATGCCCACACCATCGGCTACATGATCTTGGCCCTGAATCACGGCTTCGACGTGATGGCCAAGGGCGGCATCGACAGCGCGGCTCTCGACGCCGCAGCCGAGCAGGCCTTCCAGGGCCTGCCGTTGACGTCGCGCTACCGGGCGCGCCGGCAACCCTGA
- a CDS encoding ABC transporter permease — MRTGSHRLGVSLVLAWLVIALVVLWAVVPGLFTAADPIVGIPAEKLRGPGPDHLFGTDAVGRDLFTRVVYGAVHSLSGAFVAVAVGLVLGTLLGLLAGSAGGVLDELVMRAVDVLLSVPGLLLALTMIILLGHGTVNVAIAVGIGSVAAFARLSRSEVVRVRRTDYVEAAFGSGGRFVTVLWRHVLPNSLGPVIALAALQFGVAILAISTLGFLGYGAEPPTPEWGLLVSEGRNYLATSWWLTSLPGAVVVSVVLAASRISRSIGRENS; from the coding sequence ATGAGGACTGGATCCCACCGGCTGGGCGTGAGCCTGGTGCTCGCCTGGCTCGTGATCGCCCTCGTCGTGCTCTGGGCCGTCGTGCCAGGCCTGTTCACCGCGGCCGACCCGATCGTGGGCATACCCGCGGAGAAGCTGCGGGGCCCGGGGCCTGACCATCTCTTCGGTACCGACGCCGTGGGCCGTGACCTGTTCACCCGCGTCGTGTACGGGGCCGTCCACTCCCTGTCCGGGGCGTTCGTCGCGGTCGCGGTGGGGCTGGTGCTGGGTACGCTGCTCGGCCTGCTCGCCGGATCGGCAGGCGGCGTGCTCGACGAGCTCGTCATGCGCGCGGTCGACGTGCTGCTCTCGGTGCCGGGGCTGCTGCTCGCACTGACCATGATCATCTTGCTCGGGCACGGCACCGTCAACGTCGCGATCGCGGTGGGGATCGGCTCGGTCGCGGCCTTCGCCCGCCTGTCCCGGTCGGAGGTCGTACGGGTCCGGCGCACCGACTACGTCGAGGCCGCGTTCGGCAGCGGTGGCCGCTTCGTGACCGTTTTGTGGCGCCATGTGCTGCCCAACTCGCTCGGCCCCGTCATCGCACTCGCCGCCCTGCAGTTCGGCGTCGCGATCCTGGCCATCTCCACCCTCGGCTTCCTCGGGTACGGCGCCGAGCCGCCCACGCCGGAGTGGGGACTGCTCGTCTCGGAGGGGCGCAACTACCTGGCGACCTCCTGGTGGCTGACCTCGCTGCCGGGCGCCGTCGTCGTGTCAGTGGTGCTCGCCGCCAGCCGGATCAGCCGATCCATAGGACGGGAGAACTCATGA
- a CDS encoding dipeptide ABC transporter ATP-binding protein: MNLLDVRDLAVSYRTDRRALRAVEGISFAVDPGEVVAVVGESGSGKSTTAHAIIGLLPPNGSVDGGQILLNGTDIAGWSSRRLESVRGAQIGLIPQDPSSSLNPVKTIGAQIGETLRIHGRGSRRAISRRVIELLTRVGLSDPELRARQFPHELSGGMRQRVLIAIAIALEPRLIIADEPTSALDVTVQRRILDLIDGLRAEFGTAVLFVTHDLGVAADRSDRLVVMKDGRIEEKGTTKAVLAAPKAEYTRRLLSDAPALSVREFRVPAPETSAQDAAIVVRDLVKEFRVRGKPFRAVDGVSFEVRRGSTHALVGESGSGKTTTARMVVRFADPTSGSVTVGGVETAGLRGDALRRLRRRVQLVYQNPTGSLDPRQPVADIVEEPLRNFRLGDQTSRRIRVRDLLDRVALPASVLTRSPRELSGGQRQRVAIARALAVDPEVVVLDEAVSALDVSVQAQILDLLEALQRDLGLTYLFISHDLPVVRQISHTVSVMNKGRIVEFGNTQQVFTGPQHAYTRELLAAIPGVAAETVR, from the coding sequence ATGAACCTGCTCGACGTACGCGACCTCGCGGTCTCGTACCGGACCGACCGGCGCGCGCTGCGGGCGGTCGAGGGAATCTCGTTCGCTGTCGACCCCGGTGAGGTGGTCGCGGTCGTCGGCGAGTCTGGCTCCGGCAAGTCGACCACGGCGCATGCGATCATCGGGTTACTGCCGCCGAACGGATCCGTCGACGGCGGGCAGATCCTGCTGAACGGCACGGACATCGCCGGCTGGTCGTCGCGGCGGCTGGAGTCGGTGCGCGGCGCCCAGATCGGCCTGATCCCGCAGGATCCGTCGAGCTCGCTGAACCCGGTCAAGACCATCGGCGCCCAGATCGGTGAGACCCTGCGCATCCACGGACGCGGCTCCCGGCGCGCGATCTCGCGCCGGGTCATCGAACTGCTCACCCGGGTCGGGCTGTCCGACCCGGAGCTGCGCGCCCGGCAGTTCCCGCACGAGCTCTCCGGCGGCATGCGCCAGCGCGTGCTCATCGCCATCGCCATCGCGCTCGAACCGCGGCTCATCATCGCCGACGAGCCGACGAGCGCGCTGGACGTCACCGTGCAGCGGCGCATCCTCGACCTCATCGACGGGCTCCGCGCGGAGTTCGGCACGGCGGTGCTCTTCGTGACCCACGACCTCGGCGTCGCGGCGGACCGGTCGGACCGGCTCGTCGTCATGAAGGACGGGCGGATCGAGGAGAAGGGCACGACCAAGGCCGTGCTGGCGGCCCCGAAGGCCGAGTACACGAGGCGGCTGCTGAGCGACGCCCCCGCGCTGTCGGTGCGGGAGTTCCGGGTCCCGGCCCCGGAGACGTCCGCACAGGACGCCGCCATCGTCGTCCGCGACCTGGTCAAGGAGTTCCGCGTCAGGGGAAAGCCCTTCCGCGCGGTCGACGGGGTGTCCTTCGAGGTACGGCGCGGCTCGACGCACGCGCTCGTCGGGGAGTCCGGGTCGGGCAAGACGACCACGGCGCGCATGGTCGTGCGGTTCGCCGATCCGACCTCCGGATCGGTCACGGTCGGCGGGGTCGAGACGGCCGGCCTGCGCGGCGACGCGCTGCGCCGACTCCGCCGCCGCGTCCAGCTCGTCTACCAGAACCCGACCGGCTCGCTCGACCCGCGGCAGCCGGTCGCCGACATCGTGGAGGAGCCGCTGCGCAACTTCCGGCTCGGTGACCAGACGTCGCGCCGTATCCGCGTGCGCGACCTCCTCGATCGGGTCGCCCTGCCGGCGAGCGTGCTCACCCGCAGTCCTCGGGAGCTGTCCGGCGGCCAGCGGCAGCGGGTGGCCATCGCCCGCGCGCTCGCCGTCGACCCGGAGGTGGTCGTGCTCGACGAGGCGGTCTCCGCGCTCGACGTGAGCGTGCAGGCGCAGATCCTCGACCTGCTCGAAGCGCTGCAGCGCGACCTCGGCCTCACCTACCTGTTCATCTCGCACGACCTGCCCGTGGTGCGGCAGATCTCGCACACCGTGTCAGTCATGAATAAAGGACGCATTGTGGAATTCGGAAACACGCAACAGGTCTTCACCGGCCCACAGCACGCCTACACCCGCGAGCTGCTGGCAGCCATCCCGGGCGTGGCCGCGGAGACGGTGCGATGA
- a CDS encoding putative FMN-dependent luciferase-like monooxygenase, with the protein MIGRRLGFFTRLLDDAPAGERYRLAIEQIRHAEAIGFDTAWVAQHHFDEAEGGLPAPLVFLSNVAARTSRIRLGTGIITLPLEHPVRVAEDAAVLDLLSGGRLEVGVGSGGTPSSFAAFGQDSARRSATYAEHLAMLVDAWSGGALGEGDRLYPPAPHLPDAIWEATFSVSGGARAGRAGNGLMLSRTQPRTEDAPHATLAEIQRPIVDAYYENLPSGMTPRVMASRTAFVADSRTEALRYAEIGLARAVRYFRAAGFRVPDGGLDVLIPAFDVHLGTPDEVIASLGADPTLDRVTDLVFQVHSIDPPHPLILRSIELLASEVAPALGWAPRSTAVTSTQLSRT; encoded by the coding sequence ATGATCGGCCGGCGACTCGGGTTCTTCACCCGGCTGCTCGACGACGCACCGGCGGGCGAGCGCTACCGGCTCGCCATCGAGCAGATCAGGCACGCGGAGGCCATCGGGTTCGACACGGCGTGGGTGGCCCAGCACCACTTCGACGAGGCCGAGGGAGGGCTGCCGGCGCCGCTGGTGTTCCTCAGCAATGTGGCGGCGCGGACCAGCCGCATCCGCCTCGGCACCGGCATCATCACGCTGCCCCTGGAACATCCGGTGCGCGTGGCCGAGGACGCGGCCGTGCTCGACCTGCTCTCCGGCGGCCGGCTGGAGGTGGGGGTGGGCAGCGGCGGCACACCGTCGTCGTTCGCCGCGTTCGGGCAGGACAGCGCGCGCCGTTCGGCCACCTACGCCGAGCACCTCGCGATGCTCGTCGACGCCTGGTCGGGGGGCGCCCTCGGCGAGGGCGACCGGCTCTACCCACCGGCACCGCACCTGCCCGACGCCATCTGGGAGGCGACCTTCTCGGTGAGCGGCGGAGCGCGCGCCGGCCGGGCCGGCAACGGTCTCATGCTCTCGCGCACCCAGCCGCGCACCGAGGACGCTCCGCACGCGACGCTCGCGGAGATCCAGCGGCCCATCGTGGACGCGTACTACGAGAACCTGCCGTCCGGGATGACCCCGCGGGTCATGGCCTCGCGGACGGCCTTCGTGGCCGACAGCCGCACGGAGGCGCTGCGTTACGCCGAGATCGGGCTGGCCCGCGCCGTCCGCTACTTCAGGGCGGCGGGCTTCCGGGTGCCCGACGGGGGGCTCGACGTGCTCATACCCGCGTTCGACGTCCACCTGGGGACTCCGGACGAGGTCATCGCCAGCCTCGGCGCCGACCCGACGCTCGACCGGGTGACCGATCTGGTCTTCCAGGTGCACTCGATCGACCCGCCGCACCCGCTCATCCTCCGCTCCATCGAGCTGCTCGCGAGCGAGGTCGCGCCCGCGCTCGGCTGGGCGCCGCGATCCACCGCCGTCACCTCCACACAACTGAGCAGGACATGA
- a CDS encoding ABC transporter permease has protein sequence MTMRVRELVQSVGAEWAKLWSVRSTWWCLAGTTVLMVVSAVTLGGAAATDMRREGVKGAHLTASEPVVSATSFVQFALVALAMLVITSEYASGGIRSTLQATPIRGRMLAAKVLAVVPVMFAVGVLSGGVATAVVYAALSADVFGGYAALPTAEVALDLLSVGVFFALVSVMTMGVGTAVRSAAGTLSVVFMLLMGLPLMLLTTGSQAALEASLRMPLFAGLAFMGSTDNLTGGPIPLGAGEGLAWLLAWTAAALATGYAVLRRRDA, from the coding sequence GTGACCATGCGGGTCAGAGAGCTGGTCCAGTCGGTCGGTGCCGAGTGGGCGAAGCTGTGGTCGGTCCGCTCCACCTGGTGGTGCCTGGCCGGCACGACGGTGCTCATGGTGGTCAGCGCCGTGACGCTCGGCGGGGCTGCGGCCACCGACATGCGGCGCGAAGGTGTCAAGGGGGCACACCTGACGGCGAGCGAGCCGGTGGTGTCGGCGACGTCGTTCGTTCAGTTCGCGCTGGTCGCCCTGGCGATGCTGGTGATCACCTCGGAATACGCGTCGGGCGGCATCCGGAGCACGCTGCAGGCCACGCCGATCCGCGGCCGGATGCTTGCCGCGAAAGTGCTGGCGGTGGTGCCGGTGATGTTCGCCGTGGGTGTGCTGTCCGGGGGGGTGGCCACGGCGGTCGTCTACGCGGCGTTGTCCGCCGACGTGTTCGGCGGTTATGCGGCGCTGCCTACCGCCGAGGTCGCGCTCGATCTCCTGAGCGTGGGTGTCTTCTTCGCCCTGGTATCGGTGATGACGATGGGCGTGGGCACCGCGGTGCGCAGTGCCGCGGGCACCCTGAGCGTGGTGTTCATGCTGCTGATGGGCCTGCCGCTGATGCTGCTGACGACGGGCAGCCAGGCGGCTTTGGAGGCCTCGTTGCGCATGCCGCTGTTCGCGGGGCTGGCCTTCATGGGCAGCACCGACAACCTGACCGGCGGCCCGATCCCCCTAGGAGCCGGGGAGGGGCTGGCCTGGCTGCTCGCTTGGACGGCGGCGGCGTTGGCGACCGGCTATGCGGTACTGCGCCGGCGTGACGCCTAG